The sequence below is a genomic window from Harmonia axyridis chromosome 1, icHarAxyr1.1, whole genome shotgun sequence.
CCATTGGTTTTTTCTCCTTTACAtgtctcaacaaaaaatgaagtCTACACTAAGACAGTtagcagaagacttgaaaacttttcgggaattcaataaaaaaatcataaaattatctcggacggttttcgagatatgatcTTCAAATTTCGACCGATCGGGAGCTattgtatatataatatatatatatatatatgtatatatgaatataatgctatatatacatatattcggAGTTGAGCGTGATTCAGTAGACCACTGGTTTTGTGGTGAAATTATGTCAACGACTGTCCACACCATGTATTATATCAATCTTGCTTCAGATTTTTCCCTACAGATTGAAGCCCTACGgactgaaatataaaaatttatttaaattgcCGCATAATGTAATATGAGCCATGTAATACTACTATCTAATCAGTGTAGTCTCAATAATACCATAGGATGATTTACAGTTCAATTGATTTTCAGACGATAGTAAGCCAAGTTCACGGATGTCGCTTCAAAGTGGAGATACTCATATTAAGATACAACATCATCtccgaaaatattatgaaaatcatTCGCCTTTTATAACACCGAAGTATACCTCAAAAAAACTAACGAAAATACCCGAAATGCAAAGTTCAGAGTACAATTGGATACCCACTAGAGTTGAAGATGAAAAGTACGAGAAAATTGATCAGATTCTTTCCGTTTCACCAAGTGATTACATAAAGAAAGATAAGGAGAAAAAAATACATGAAAACGAACTTAGACATTGCCTAAAGTCACTCACTACCCTCTTGGAATGCAGTGTAGCCTCTAGAATGTCGACAACAAGTTTAGCCAAAAGTATCAGTATTATAAGAGATCACTTAAAAACTGCAAACTCGAatgaaaatatcacagaaaatgataaaaaagcaacgcaaaataatagaaaaacgaCGGAAAGTTTATTCGATATGATGGAACGTTCGTTAAACCAAAGTGTGAAAGAAGACGGATTGATGAAGTCTCAAGAAGATAGATCACGTAGATATAGCTTAGAAGAGAAGTTCTCGATATACAGTTCTCCGAGTGATACAAGTGCGGATATGGATTTAGATTCTCATTCAAATATCACCGAAGTCAAGTAGTAagcattttattttgattgtaTTTATTAAATGGTTATGGATGTAAATTTAATAAGTTCAACAACTTCCAGAAATTAAACAATTGCACACCACCAATCCAAGTCGGTCAATTTATTTTTGG
It includes:
- the LOC123670624 gene encoding uncharacterized protein LOC123670624 isoform X2, with the protein product MEELFHSVTKMLAHNIVVHVYSLPNFSIESFVTSLICIVHILLIMEVNSLVSHITEKSIAKLRRQRIMKDDSKPSSRMSLQSGDTHIKIQHHLRKYYENHSPFITPKYTSKKLTKIPEMQSSEYNWIPTRVEDEKYEKIDQILSVSPSDYIKKDKEKKIHENELRHCLKSLTTLLECSVASRMSTTSLAKSISIIRDHLKTANSNENITENDKKATQNNRKTTESLFDMMERSLNQSVKEDGLMKSQEDRSRRYSLEEKFSIYSSPSDTSADMDLDSHSNITEVK